The genomic stretch GGGCCACATTGTCGGGGTGGCCCTCGATGGACACGGCGATATCCAGCAACTCGCGATCGCTAAGGCCGGCCTGAAGCAGGTGGTTTGCGGCGACCAGCCCGCCGATGATGGCGGCACTGCTTGACCCCATACCGCGCGCGAGCGGGATGTCGTTGTGCTGGCGCAGCGCCCAGCCGCGGACTTGCTTGCCCGCTGCCTCGGCCACTCTCGCAGCACTGCGCAGAACGAGGTTGCGGTCATTGCGAGCAAGACGCTCGGCGCCGCAGCCGGTGACTTCTACGGTGGTGCTGTCGGCGAGACCAAGCTCGAGGGAGTTGTGGACGTCGAGGGCCATGCCGAGGCAGTCGAAACCCGGCCCCAGGTTGGCGGTGGTGGCAGGCACACGGACGCTAACGGTGGTTGGTTTTGGCATGAAATCACGTGAGGAAGGCGCGAAGCTGTTCGCTGAGGGGACGGGAACCGGGAGCCGACGGATCAAGCCATGAGCAGACACTGGCCCGAGACCACGTCAAGACCGTGTTCCTCGGCCAGCTTGATGGCGTCCTGGTTCTCCGATCCCGGTTGCATCCAGACGCGCGGGATACCGAACTTGATGCAGTCCTTTACGATGGCGAGTGTGGCCTCGGGCGGCGTAACGGTGACGACGCCTCCGACCATTTCGGGCAGCTCCCTAACCCCGGCGTAGATGGGTTCGCCATCGATCACGCCACCCTTGGGGTTGAGGGCGTAGACCTGGACGCTCTTGGCCCGCAGATGCCGCCAGACCTTGACGCCATAGCCGCCGCCACTATGAGAAACGCCGGCCACCGCCAGAGCTTCTTGTTCCAGGAAGTCCTCGACGATTGTCATTCAGCCTCTCCTCCAGCACGACCGACACAAGCGGGCGTCTGATCGAGACCGGGGCAGTCAGTTCCCCTGGTCAGTGCTCTCCAGGTAGACGCGCGGCAGGCGGGTGCTCATCCGCGAGCAGATCTCCTGGACGATGGTATCGGCATGCTCGGCCAGTTCGCCCGCGGTGATCACGTCCTGGCCCTGCCGTCCCATCAGTACGACTTCATCGCCGACCTGCACGTCTCCGAGACAGCCGGTACTGACGACAAGGCAGTCCATGGAGATGCGGCCCACTACCGGGCAGCGCTGTCCGTGGATCAGCACTTCGGCCTTGTTGCTCAGCGCCCGGGGATAGCCGTCGCCATAGCCCAGCGGGACGATGGCAGTGGTGGTATCCTCCGGCGCGACGTAGGTGCGGAAGTAGCCGACACTCTCGCCCTTGTGGATATGCTTGGTGAAAACCACGCGTGCTTTGAGGCTCATCACCTGACGCGCACCGGGATAGTACTCCCCGCTGCCGCGCGACGCAATGCCGAAGAGCAGTGCACCGGGGCGAACCGCATCGAGATGTGAATCGGGATGACGCAGGATTCCACCGCTGTTCGCGAGGTGGTGCATGGGGATTCGGAAGCCGAGGACCTTCTCCAGCTTCGGCACGGCCTCGACGAAGATCTCGCGCTGGCCGTTGGTGTAGTCGCAGTCCGCGGTGGAGCAGGCGAAGTGGCTGAAGACGCCGTTGATAGCGAGGCCGGGCAGCTCGCGCAAGGCGGCACCGAAGGTCTCGACGTCCTCGCGGCGCACTCCGTGGCGTCCCATTCCGCTGTCGATCTTGAGGTGGCAGAGGCCGGGCCGACCGGCCTTGGCGGCAGCGGCAGACAGCGCCCGGGCAAACTCGAGGTTGCCGACGGCGGCATGGATTCCGTGCTCGACGTAGAGCGGGGCTTCCTCAGGATCAGCGGCACCGAGGACGAGGACCGGGGCGTCGATGCCTGCTTCGCGCAGTTCGAGGCCCTCCTGGATCAGGGCGACGGCCGCCATGCAGCAACCGTTAGCCAGCGCATGGCGGGCTACTGCGACGGCGCCATGCCCGTAGGCGTTGCATTTCGAGATCGCGATGATACCAGTTTGCGGT from Armatimonadia bacterium encodes the following:
- the alr gene encoding alanine racemase; the encoded protein is MRSAWLEIDLSALSHNLKEIRKIVGPQTGIIAISKCNAYGHGAVAVARHALANGCCMAAVALIQEGLELREAGIDAPVLVLGAADPEEAPLYVEHGIHAAVGNLEFARALSAAAAKAGRPGLCHLKIDSGMGRHGVRREDVETFGAALRELPGLAINGVFSHFACSTADCDYTNGQREIFVEAVPKLEKVLGFRIPMHHLANSGGILRHPDSHLDAVRPGALLFGIASRGSGEYYPGARQVMSLKARVVFTKHIHKGESVGYFRTYVAPEDTTTAIVPLGYGDGYPRALSNKAEVLIHGQRCPVVGRISMDCLVVSTGCLGDVQVGDEVVLMGRQGQDVITAGELAEHADTIVQEICSRMSTRLPRVYLESTDQGN
- a CDS encoding CoA-binding protein, whose product is MTIVEDFLEQEALAVAGVSHSGGGYGVKVWRHLRAKSVQVYALNPKGGVIDGEPIYAGVRELPEMVGGVVTVTPPEATLAIVKDCIKFGIPRVWMQPGSENQDAIKLAEEHGLDVVSGQCLLMA